One genomic region from Athalia rosae chromosome 3, iyAthRosa1.1, whole genome shotgun sequence encodes:
- the LOC105685421 gene encoding zinc finger protein ZPR1 isoform X1, whose translation MTSNESQSQAQTSKSQPIFRELVADDPDPETTEIESLCMNCGENGATRILLTKIPHYKEVVLMSFRCEHCGYHNNEIQNAGKVLEKGIQITLLVSTPSDLNRQVVKTDFTSVKIPKLDFEIPAQSQKGEVTTIEGIIDRSIAGLEQDQVVRRIQDEEGAVKIDSFISRLRSLKLLDEPFTMIFEDISGNCYVENPNAPLSDDARKVTHFSRNLEQDHLLGIYPQNEALLKPIQEGEYSLEQIESEVLTFPTNCPNCNSLCQTNMKMTNIPHFKEVVIMATNCETCGHRTNEVKSGSGIEPYGLRIEIVVAGTEDFSRDVLKSETCGILIPELDLDGGCAALGGRFTTVEGVLQATREQLASSTTLTGDSSDKKSVDQMNNFLSRLDAVLSGDMSITLILDDPAGNSYVQSLSDSGLDERLKITRYERTYEQNEELGLNDMKVENYEEPNERVMP comes from the exons ATGACGAGCAACGAGAGTCAGTCGCAAGCCCAAACGAGTAAGTCGCAACCGATATTTCGTGAACTAGTAGCGGATGATCCAGATCCAGAAACAACGGAAATTGAAAGTCTATGCATGAACTGCGGTGAGAAT GGGGCAACCAGAATTCTCCTGACAAAGATCCCGCACTACAAGGAAGTCGTGCTTATGTCATTCCGCTGCGAGCATTGCGGATACCACAACAACGAGATTCAAAATGCTGGGAAGGTCCTTGAAAAGGGAATTCAGATAACTCTTCTGGTCTCCACACCTTCCGATCTCAACCGACAAGTGGTCAAGACTGATTTCACATCAGTGAAAATACCGAAGCTAGACTTTGAAATACCTGCTCAGTCTCAAAAAGGAG AGGTAACAACAATTGAGGGTATCATAGATCGTAGTATTGCTGGACTAGAGCAAGATCAAGTCGTTCGTAGGATACAAGATGAAGAAGGTGCGGTCAAGATTGACTCATTTATTTCAAGGCTGCGTTCTTTAAAACTCCTTGATGAACCGTTCACAATGAtctttgaggatatctcaggCAATTGTTACGTAGAGAATCCGAATGCACCTTTGTCCGATGATGCCCGCAAGGTCACGCATTTCAGCAGAAATCTAGAACAGGATCACCTGCTTGGCATTTATCCACAAAACGAAGCTCTGCTCAAGCCAATCCAAGAAGGAGAATATTCCTTGGAGCAAATAGAAAGCGAGGTTCTCACGTTTCCTACTAACTGTCCAAACTGCAATAGCCTCTGCCAAACCAATATGAAAATGACGA ATATTCCACATTTCAAAGAAGTTGTCATCATGGCTACAAATTGTGAAACCTGTGGCCACAGAACAAACGAAGTCAAAAGTGGCAGTGGAATCGAGCCCTATGGACTTCGAATAGAAATTGTGGTAGCGGGGACTGAAGATTTCAGTAGAGATGTTCTGAAGTCTGAGACCTGTGGAATATTGATTCCTGAGTTGGATCTCGATGGAGGTTGTGCTGCATTAGGCGGAAGGTTTACCACCGTAGAAGGAGTTCTTCAAGCAACGAGAGAACAGTTGGCTTCCTCCACAACTTTGACCGGTGATAGCAGTGACAAGAAATCAGTTGACCAAATGAACAATTTCTTAAGTCGTTTGGACGCTGTTTTGAGTGGTGACATGTCAATTACTCTGATTCTGGATGATCCTGCTGGGAATAGTTATGTTCAAAGTCTTTCAGATTCAGGTCTGGATGAGAGGCTCAAGATCACAAGATACGAAAGAACTTATGAGCAAAACGAAGAGCTGGGGTTGAACGAtatgaaagttgaaaattatgaGGAGCCCAATGAACGTGTAATGCCGTAA
- the LOC105685421 gene encoding zinc finger protein ZPR1 isoform X2: protein MSFRCEHCGYHNNEIQNAGKVLEKGIQITLLVSTPSDLNRQVVKTDFTSVKIPKLDFEIPAQSQKGEVTTIEGIIDRSIAGLEQDQVVRRIQDEEGAVKIDSFISRLRSLKLLDEPFTMIFEDISGNCYVENPNAPLSDDARKVTHFSRNLEQDHLLGIYPQNEALLKPIQEGEYSLEQIESEVLTFPTNCPNCNSLCQTNMKMTNIPHFKEVVIMATNCETCGHRTNEVKSGSGIEPYGLRIEIVVAGTEDFSRDVLKSETCGILIPELDLDGGCAALGGRFTTVEGVLQATREQLASSTTLTGDSSDKKSVDQMNNFLSRLDAVLSGDMSITLILDDPAGNSYVQSLSDSGLDERLKITRYERTYEQNEELGLNDMKVENYEEPNERVMP from the exons ATGTCATTCCGCTGCGAGCATTGCGGATACCACAACAACGAGATTCAAAATGCTGGGAAGGTCCTTGAAAAGGGAATTCAGATAACTCTTCTGGTCTCCACACCTTCCGATCTCAACCGACAAGTGGTCAAGACTGATTTCACATCAGTGAAAATACCGAAGCTAGACTTTGAAATACCTGCTCAGTCTCAAAAAGGAG AGGTAACAACAATTGAGGGTATCATAGATCGTAGTATTGCTGGACTAGAGCAAGATCAAGTCGTTCGTAGGATACAAGATGAAGAAGGTGCGGTCAAGATTGACTCATTTATTTCAAGGCTGCGTTCTTTAAAACTCCTTGATGAACCGTTCACAATGAtctttgaggatatctcaggCAATTGTTACGTAGAGAATCCGAATGCACCTTTGTCCGATGATGCCCGCAAGGTCACGCATTTCAGCAGAAATCTAGAACAGGATCACCTGCTTGGCATTTATCCACAAAACGAAGCTCTGCTCAAGCCAATCCAAGAAGGAGAATATTCCTTGGAGCAAATAGAAAGCGAGGTTCTCACGTTTCCTACTAACTGTCCAAACTGCAATAGCCTCTGCCAAACCAATATGAAAATGACGA ATATTCCACATTTCAAAGAAGTTGTCATCATGGCTACAAATTGTGAAACCTGTGGCCACAGAACAAACGAAGTCAAAAGTGGCAGTGGAATCGAGCCCTATGGACTTCGAATAGAAATTGTGGTAGCGGGGACTGAAGATTTCAGTAGAGATGTTCTGAAGTCTGAGACCTGTGGAATATTGATTCCTGAGTTGGATCTCGATGGAGGTTGTGCTGCATTAGGCGGAAGGTTTACCACCGTAGAAGGAGTTCTTCAAGCAACGAGAGAACAGTTGGCTTCCTCCACAACTTTGACCGGTGATAGCAGTGACAAGAAATCAGTTGACCAAATGAACAATTTCTTAAGTCGTTTGGACGCTGTTTTGAGTGGTGACATGTCAATTACTCTGATTCTGGATGATCCTGCTGGGAATAGTTATGTTCAAAGTCTTTCAGATTCAGGTCTGGATGAGAGGCTCAAGATCACAAGATACGAAAGAACTTATGAGCAAAACGAAGAGCTGGGGTTGAACGAtatgaaagttgaaaattatgaGGAGCCCAATGAACGTGTAATGCCGTAA
- the LOC105685420 gene encoding kinesin-like protein KIF15 isoform X1 produces MEGTNEQLQTKYQKIATEYSKIRAQANVLKKAVIDEQTRNSNLQEQLKEKAVQTRRAEQELDSLTFRNQQLTKRVTVLQEELDEVQNRGKKNRSKSSEKKYAPFPLPVPNHILDEEFQKKIMENAQLVSQLSDKETEIISLNERIDHLQFKLDQCERSKVDSESKHRAAYAKLEKERNDIQRKLSEKKFAPSYEENLSGQQNGDKESLHGVLGQIPNDCETEDSDSGYGVHRIHQPDSKPSTTPSPQRLLQQCHEPRGSEKSVSQEESNEEFEINRVFELEKELSFWKAEYNVLKIKYDQLKEIEKTNPSQIENSNTETVEITNMLGRLRSPFAVPEEIEARESKIREYYKLQIDKLISEKHVYHIRNSAIVADTQIMSIHLETSESKRRQCEEALQELRMSFAALHEDQEVQEGNYKAQLSTISEHLANMNDKLISQTEEIQQLKFELGNKHFKISFICRMPKEASRNEVGGIGLKSVLHSMDENLAW; encoded by the exons ATGGAGGGTACGAATGAACAACTACAaacaaaatatcaaaaaattgctACGGAATATTCAAAG ATACGCGCGCAAGCAAACGTTTTAAAAAAAGCAGTGATAGATGAGCAGACACGTAATTCGAACCTGCAGGAGCAGTTGAAGGAAAAGGCAGTACAAACACGTCGCGCAGAGCAGGAGCTGGACAGCTTAACGTTCCGTAATCAACAGCTAACCAAGCGAGTCACTGTATTACAGGAAGAGCTAGATGAAGTTCAAaatagaggtaaaaaaaaccgtagCAAGTCATCAGAAAAAAAGTATGCACCGTTTCCACTACCAGTACCAAACCACATCTTGGATGaagaattccaaaaaaaaatcatggagAATGCTCAACTTGTTTCGCAATTAAGCGATAAAGAAACAGAGATTATAAGCCTCAATGAAAGAATAGATCATCTTCAGTTCAAATTAGATCAATGTGAAAGAAGTAAAGTTGACTCGGAGAGCAAGCATCGTGCTGCTTATGCCAAGCTTGAAAAGGAACGTAATGATATACAGAGAAAATTAAGCGAAAAGAAGTTTGCCCCAAGTTATGAAGAGAATCTGTCTGGGCAACAAAATGGGGATAAGGAATCTTTACATGGAGTTTTGGGGCAAATTCCAAATGACTGTGAAACTGAGGATTCAGACTCTGGGTATGGCGTTCACCGGATTCACCAGCCAGATTCAAAACCTTCCACAACCCCTTCCCCTCAGAGACTTTTACAACAATGTCATGAACCCAGGGGATCCGAAAAGTCGGTGTCACAGGAAGAATCAAACGAAGAGTTCGAAATCAACAGAGTTTTTGAGCTGGAAAAAGAACTCAGCTTCTGGAAAGCTGAGTACAATGTGCTCAAGATCAAATATGATCAGTTGAAGGAAATCGAGAAGACCAATCCCAGTCAGATCGAAAACAGCAACACCGAAACGGTAGAAATAACCAACAtg CTTGGAAGGCTCAGATCGCCGTTTGCGGTTCCTGAGGAAATAGAGGCTCGAGAGTCAAAAATTAGAGAGTATTATAAACTgcaaattgataaattaatttctgaaaaaCACGTTTACCACATAAGAAATTCGGCCATAGTAGCTGAT ACCCAAATAATGAGTATACATTTAGAGACAAGTGAGTCTAAGAGAAGGCAGTGTGAGGAGGCCTTGCAGGAGTTGCGAATGAGTTTTGCAGCACTTCATGAGGATCAAGAAGTACAGGAAGGAAATTACAAAGCACAGCTCAGCACGATTAGCGAGCATCTTGCCAATATGAATGACAAACTGATCAGTCAAACCGAGGAGATACAACAACTCAAGTTTGAGCTTGGAAATAAA CATTTCAAAATCTCATTTATTTGTAGAATGCCAAAAGAGGCAAGCAGAAATGAAGTTGGTGGAATAGGGCTGAAGTCCGTCTTACATTCCATGGATGAAAACCTTGCCTGGTAA
- the LOC105685420 gene encoding kinesin-like protein KIF15 isoform X2, protein MEGTNEQLQTKYQKIATEYSKIRAQANVLKKAVIDEQTRNSNLQEQLKEKAVQTRRAEQELDSLTFRNQQLTKRVTVLQEELDEVQNRGKKNRSKSSEKKYAPFPLPVPNHILDEEFQKKIMENAQLVSQLSDKETEIISLNERIDHLQFKLDQCERSKVDSESKHRAAYAKLEKERNDIQRKLSEKKFAPSYEENLSGQQNGDKESLHGVLGQIPNDCETEDSDSGYGVHRIHQPDSKPSTTPSPQRLLQQCHEPRGSEKSVSQEESNEEFEINRVFELEKELSFWKAEYNVLKIKYDQLKEIEKTNPSQIENSNTETVEITNMLGRLRSPFAVPEEIEARESKIREYYKLQIDKLISEKHVYHIRNSAIVADTQIMSIHLETSESKRRQCEEALQELRMSFAALHEDQEVQEGNYKAQLSTISEHLANMNDKLISQTEEIQQLKFELGNKNAKRGKQK, encoded by the exons ATGGAGGGTACGAATGAACAACTACAaacaaaatatcaaaaaattgctACGGAATATTCAAAG ATACGCGCGCAAGCAAACGTTTTAAAAAAAGCAGTGATAGATGAGCAGACACGTAATTCGAACCTGCAGGAGCAGTTGAAGGAAAAGGCAGTACAAACACGTCGCGCAGAGCAGGAGCTGGACAGCTTAACGTTCCGTAATCAACAGCTAACCAAGCGAGTCACTGTATTACAGGAAGAGCTAGATGAAGTTCAAaatagaggtaaaaaaaaccgtagCAAGTCATCAGAAAAAAAGTATGCACCGTTTCCACTACCAGTACCAAACCACATCTTGGATGaagaattccaaaaaaaaatcatggagAATGCTCAACTTGTTTCGCAATTAAGCGATAAAGAAACAGAGATTATAAGCCTCAATGAAAGAATAGATCATCTTCAGTTCAAATTAGATCAATGTGAAAGAAGTAAAGTTGACTCGGAGAGCAAGCATCGTGCTGCTTATGCCAAGCTTGAAAAGGAACGTAATGATATACAGAGAAAATTAAGCGAAAAGAAGTTTGCCCCAAGTTATGAAGAGAATCTGTCTGGGCAACAAAATGGGGATAAGGAATCTTTACATGGAGTTTTGGGGCAAATTCCAAATGACTGTGAAACTGAGGATTCAGACTCTGGGTATGGCGTTCACCGGATTCACCAGCCAGATTCAAAACCTTCCACAACCCCTTCCCCTCAGAGACTTTTACAACAATGTCATGAACCCAGGGGATCCGAAAAGTCGGTGTCACAGGAAGAATCAAACGAAGAGTTCGAAATCAACAGAGTTTTTGAGCTGGAAAAAGAACTCAGCTTCTGGAAAGCTGAGTACAATGTGCTCAAGATCAAATATGATCAGTTGAAGGAAATCGAGAAGACCAATCCCAGTCAGATCGAAAACAGCAACACCGAAACGGTAGAAATAACCAACAtg CTTGGAAGGCTCAGATCGCCGTTTGCGGTTCCTGAGGAAATAGAGGCTCGAGAGTCAAAAATTAGAGAGTATTATAAACTgcaaattgataaattaatttctgaaaaaCACGTTTACCACATAAGAAATTCGGCCATAGTAGCTGAT ACCCAAATAATGAGTATACATTTAGAGACAAGTGAGTCTAAGAGAAGGCAGTGTGAGGAGGCCTTGCAGGAGTTGCGAATGAGTTTTGCAGCACTTCATGAGGATCAAGAAGTACAGGAAGGAAATTACAAAGCACAGCTCAGCACGATTAGCGAGCATCTTGCCAATATGAATGACAAACTGATCAGTCAAACCGAGGAGATACAACAACTCAAGTTTGAGCTTGGAAATAAA AATGCCAAAAGAGGCAAGCAGAAATGA
- the LOC105685422 gene encoding iron-sulfur cluster assembly 2 homolog, mitochondrial produces the protein MAKLGQAVRGLSSNFSSNQYFSRLLSSPWQGGIFASARWTSANANTAPNLQQSGLMISDSCAQRLKEIATGTEQTCLRVTVEGGGCSGFQYKFDLDSTINDDDRVFQKDGVKVVIDATSLEYVKGSTVEYHKELIRSAFRITNNPLAEQGCSCGASFAIKVD, from the exons ATGGCAAAACTGGGTCAGGCTGTCAGAGGActttcctcaaatttttcatcgaaccaGTACTTCTCACGATTACTTTC TTCCCCATGGCAGGGGGGTATTTTTGCTTCTGCTCGTTGGACATCCGCAAATGCAAACACAGCTCCTAATCTCCAACAAAGTGGACTGATGATCAGTGACAGCTGTGCTCAGCGTTTGAAAGAGATCGCAACTGGAACGGAACAAACTTGCCTAAGAGTTACCGTCGAGGGAGGTGGGTGCTCCGGGTTTCAATATAAATTTGATCTAGACTCAACTATAAATGATGACGATAG GGTTTTCCAGAAGGATGGAGTCAAAGTGGTGATAGATGCCACATCTCTGGAATACGTCAAAGGCTCAACAGTGGAATACCACAAGGAACTGATACGTTCAGCTTTTAGAATAACAAATAATCCATTAGCGGAACAAGGTTGTAGCTGTGGGGCCAGCTTTGCCATTAAAGTGGACTGA